A section of the Paralichthys olivaceus isolate ysfri-2021 chromosome 16, ASM2471397v2, whole genome shotgun sequence genome encodes:
- the LOC109638719 gene encoding mucin-2 isoform X1, which produces MLGGVHTDLLVTTLLFLSQTGTLCRAENDLTLVPLPEWRTHSEYVTQCFYDRHNNLSCDWTRNQQISVDVAVSIFESGRLGMEGEACLEFWYQSPVTANGSELRAFLKSSDGLVEIWTSPILPRNSWTQVFVPLNIVKPESRVVLEAVAMAGRITINKIGVRRGSCGPQCESNTELWTDESTRCLCSEGQLSCTPSPCPQGQTCGPHRGSSRGISTTGTCTIHSHTDCSTFDGVLFRFMAPCTYILAKTCSPTEDLPMFSVEVVNKQNGNSSLPAIQQVNVDTGNIRVSLLKRQMHRVVVNGVWRKLPLSLSSGTVNIKSNPAAVVLETSFGLTVSFDSAGAVHVTLPSAYSNEACGLCGNFNDIREDDLRKPDGTNAQDATALAQSWQTGQSTSSCETILVPHQCDPQEESGYTSELYCGRLLSSTGPFADCQSVLGAESYFRACVVGMCSAHGDPAVLCETLQVYSDICKEAGVAVPMWRNSTFCPLQCAENSHYDSCAYGCPEVCSGLDLTGSCGNCEERCVCDSGFKLSGGKCVPAEDCGCWYNGKHYEKGDTFVEGECEQQCQCRGNNDLWCTSMQCAYREVCKVEEGVKDCFPFKPATCRVYGDPHYITFDKVAYDFQGGCSYTLTTTCGEEGSVQFTVIGHNMHPPLQNYTRSKLEAVTLQVEDFCLTLNQSGEVHVNNSRVQLPYITDGTYGLIRAYMKNNYIVLEAAFGLRVMVDGQSRLFVQVDERYKYELCGLCGTYSEYQGDEFVTPGGQNVTEPFEFGDSWRVPNHDECTVYPNDPRVCDYDEENDAYNECNTLLKDAFNPCHEIVHPDIYLNSCVYDYCATNGDQHTLCESLKSYATACQVAGVKLPFWQADTACAEPPTTTASPTTPTSPTPDQTFCPMNCDFEKNLCGWEQLIQDSFDWTRHLGPTPSNLTGPMEDHTTGAGFYIYIEGDSVIHGDSARLMSPKCHYNGPLCLQFWYHMYGSASAMAINIYLLKDNKATKLWSMMNNQGPKWHPGNFDISVSGPFQIIVEGIRGSDAQSDVAIDDVSIHFGSCSGRFPSLVDGTELPSTTAEVLPSHPVCNIDCSFDSNLCSWNQMLTDVFDWTWQNGTTPSLMTGPSTDHTGAGHYLYIEANSATHGDTARLISSECSDSGPQCLQFWYHMYGSADTMGLHVYLLQGRLAKGVWWKRNDQGNMWHLAQVDFTTTGTFKIIVEGRRGSNDQSDVAVDDVSIHRGPCADLTEPKTPAPELPPTISSSATQQPTTTSSKPQPPSTTKFMTTTTITTATSNPDDPMTTRPDIPTTTGPQLPITSRPITTAATGHKTTATPHPKTTEGTEVETSEQPVSETTVRPQPSTTTQPKPHTSSRPQTTTTEHTEVETTEQPELETTEKPQPSTTTQPQSHTTAAPLPPSTARPHPQTTAESQTTNRPQTPTTTSQPQTTVTPQLTTTVQPQPPTTTQPKLPTTAPSESQTTSTSHPPTTTTSKPQTTTPLESQTTSAPQPSTTTAKQQPSTTAGPKPSTTMQSQTPNTAPPSQTTTAGPPSQTTTAGPPSQTNTAGPPSQTTTAGPPSQTTTARHPSQTTTARPQTQTTTAGPPSQTTTAGPPSQTTTAGPPSQTTTAGPPSQTTTAGPPSQTTTARHPYQTTTARPPSQTTTAGPPSQTTTARHPSQTTGPPSQTTTARPPSQTTTAGPPSQTTTARHPSQTTGPPSQTTTARPPSQNTTAGPPSQTTAARPQTQTTTARPQTQTTTARPQTQTTTAGPSSHTTTAGPPSQTTTAGPPSQTTTAGPPSQTTTSGPPSQTTTAGPPSQTTTAGPPSQTTTAGPPSQTTTAGPPSQTTTAGSPSQTTTNEPQPPTTARPQPPSETQTTSRPQQSTTAKPQTTTVTPQSTTTLRPEPTTTAGPQPTTTLKPHPPTERPQSTVTTQSTTTARPKPPTTAVPTPSCPQNSHYTTCIPACSPTCRHLNGPPRCSDSDSCVPGCVCDDGFVQKGQRCVPIQECGCVDSSGNKHHFNDRWYTNHCSQKCECEKDDGIGTIDCDDKDECDGNAVCLQNNEGEWYCRSTGFSECTINGDPEYRTFDKMKYEFEGEHSYVLVQTKNLPNDIPDVYIVGINTRRVDDGDDGDDSDDSEHHDDSSSEENHSRRVGDEEKDDDDGDEADDDNDRNDRKYYDDSDEDEEHPRLQELKIIVYNHTVEMRKNRELVVDGKKTKMPVSPTAGLNIRQHSSRIYLKTDFGLSVEFNGRSSAEIILPHIYKRKVRGLCGNFDSQKRNDWMKPDGTMARSVREFGESWRV; this is translated from the exons ATGCTTGGAGGAGTCCACACAGATTTGTTGGTCACGACTttactcttcctctctcagacAGGGACTCTGTGCAG AGCTGAAAACGACTTGACATTGGTTCCTTTACCAGAATGGAGGACACATTCAG AGTATGTTACACAATGTTTCTACGACAGACATAACAATCTGAGCTGTGACTGGACGAGAAACCAACAAATATCAG TGGATGTTGCAGTGAGTATTTTTGAGAGTGGTCGGCTGGGCATGGAGGGCGAGGCCTGTCTGGAGTTTTGGTACCAGAGCCCAGTCACAGCTAATGGGTCTGAACTAAGAGCTTTCCTGAAAAGCAGCGACGGTCTGGTAGAAATATGGACCTCTCCCATCCTCCCCAGAAATTCATGGACGCAAGTGTTTGTCCCCCTGAATATCGTCAAACCGGAGTCTCgg GTTGTACTTGAAGCAGTGGCCATGGCGGGACGGATCACAATTAACAAGATAGGTGTAAGAAGAGGCTCATGTG GGCCCCAGTGTGAATCTAACACAGAGTTATGGACGGATGAGTCCACCCGCTGCCTCTGCTCTGAGGGCCAGCTCTCCTGCACTCCCTCTCCGTGCCCACAAGGCCAAACCTGTGGTCCTCATAGAGGAAGCTCCAGAGGGATTTCCACCACTGGGACGTGTACaatacacagtcacacagactgCAGCACTTTCGATGGAGTGCTGTTCCGCTTCATGGCCCCCTGCACCTACATACTGGCTAAGACCTGCTCACCCACTGAGGACCTGCCCATGTTCAGTGTGGAGGTGGTCAATAAGCAGAACGGGAACTCATCTCTGCCAGCCATTCAGCAGGTCAATGTGGACACAGGGAACATCAGAGTGTCTCTATTGAAAAGACAGATGCACCGGGTCGTG gtTAATGGGGTCTGGAGGAAGCTTCCGCTGAGCCTCAGCAGTGGCACTGTCAACATCAAGAGTAACCCTGCTGCCGTTGTCCTGGAAACCAGTTTCGGTCTGACCGTTTCATTTGACAGCGCTGGGGCTGTACATGTCACCCTGCCGTCCGCATATTCAAATGAGGCCTGCGGCTTGTGTGGCAACTTTAACGACATCAGGGAAGATGACTTGCGCAAGCCTGATGGTACAAACGCCCAAGATGCTACGGCTTTGGCTCAGAGCTGGCAGACTGGGCAGAGCACCTCCTCCTGTGAAACTATTCTAGTCCCTCATCAGTGTGACCCACAGGAGGAGTCCGGGTACACCAGTGAGTTGTACTGTGGCAGACTCCTCTCTAGCACCGGGCCCTTTGCGGACTGCCAATCAGTTCTGGGGGCAGAGAGTTACTTCAGGGCCTGTGTGGTCGGTATGTGCTCTGCTCATGGGGACCCAGCGGTGCTATGTGAGACATTACAGGTCTACAGCGATATCTGCAAGGAGGCTGGTGTCGCTGTGCCCATGTGGAGGAACTCCACATTCTGCC CCCTTCAGTGTGCTGAGAACAGCCATTATGACTCATGTGCTTATGGCTGTCCAGAGGTGTGCTCCGGTCTGGATTTAACTGGCTCTTGTGGAAACTGTGAGGAACGATGCGTGTGTGACTCTGGCTTCAAACTCAGTGGGGGAAAGTGTGTCCCAGCAGAAGACTGTGGGTGCTGGTACAATGGGAAACACTACGAG AAAGGAGACACATTTGTGGAAGGAGAGTGCGAGCAGCAGTGCCAATGTAGGGGTAATAATGATCTGTGGTGCACCTCAATGCAATGCGCATACAGAGAGGTTTGTAAGGTCGAGGAAGGGGTCAAAGACTGCTTCCCATTCAAACCCGCCACCTGCAGGGTGTATGGCGATCCGCATTACATCACCTTTGACAAGGTGGCTTATGACTTCCAAGGAGGCTGCAGTTACACTCTGACTACAACATGTGGAGAAGAAGGCTCAGTCCAGTTCACTGTAATTGGACACAACATGCATCCTCCCCTTCAGAACTACACTCGGTCCAAGCTGGAGGCTGTGACTCTACAGGTGGAAGATTTTTGCCTCACCCTAAATCAAAGTGGAGAGGTCCAT GTAAATAACAGCCGTGTCCAACTCCCCTACATCACTGATGGAACCTACGGCTTAATACGGGCCTACATGAAGAATAATTATATTGTTCTGGAGGCGGCCTTTGGCCTCCGGGTGATGGTAGATGGGCAGAGCAGACTCTTTGTGCAGGTGGATGAGCGCTACAAGTACGAGCTGTGCGGACTGTGTGGCACCTACTCCGAATACCAGGGCGATGAATTCGTAACCCCAGGAGGCCAAAACGTTACAGAGCCATTTGAGTTTGGTGACAGCTGGAGGGTGCCGAACCATGATGA GTGTACTGTCTATCCAAATGACCCGAGAGTCTGTGACTATGATGAAGAGAATGATGCCTACAATGAGTGTAACACACTACTGAAGGATGCCTTCAATCCCTGCCATGAAATTGTTCACCCCGACATCTACCTTAATAGTTGTGTGTACGACTATTGTGCCACAAATGGGGACCAACACACCTTGTGTGAATCTCTGAAGTCCTATGCAACAGCATGTCAGGTTGCGGGAGTGAAGCTGCCCTTCTGGCAGGCAGACACAGCTTGCG CTGAGCCCCCAACCACTACAGCTTCTCCAACAACCCCAACTTCTCCAACACCAGATCAGACTT TCTGTCCTATGAACTGTGACTTCGAAAAAAATCTGTGTGGATGGGAGCAGCTCATACAGGACAGTTTTGATTGGACAAGACATTTAGGACCCACCCCATCAAACCTAACTGGGCCAATGGAGGACCACACCACAGGag CTGGCTTCTACATATACATTGAGGGCGACAGTGTCATCCATGGAGACTCCGCCCGTCTGATGAGTCCAAAGTGTCATTACAATGGCCCACTCTGTCTGCAATTCTGGTATCACATGTATGGTTCAGCTAGTGCAATGGCAATCAATATATACCTGCTCAAAGACAACAAAGCTACCAAGCTATGGTCCATGATGAACAACCAGGGACCAAAATGGCATCCAGGAAATTTTGACATCAGTGTGTCTGGTCCTTTCCAA ATCATAGTAGAGGGAATCAGAGGCTCTGATGCGCAGTCAGATGTGGCCATAGATGACGTTTCCATCCACTTTGGCTCATGCTCAG GCAGATTCCCTAGCCTGGTTGATGGAACTGAGCTTCCTTCCACAACTGCGGAAGTTCTCCCATCACACCCAG TCTGTAACATCGACTGTAGCTTTGACAGCAATCTTTGTAGCTGGAATCAGATGCTTACTGATGTTTTTGACTGGACATGGCAGAATGGTACCACACCCAGCCTGATGACAGGGCCCTCTACTGACCACACTGGTG CTGGTCACTACCTGTACATTGAGGCCAACAGCGCAACACATGGAGATACAGCTCGCCTCATCAGCTCTGAGTGTTCTGACAGTGGTCCTCAGTGTCTGCAGTTCTGGTACCATATGTACGGCTCAGCAGATACAATGGGCCTCCATGTTTACCTGCTACAAGGCCGACTGGCTAAGGGTGTCTGGTGGAAGAGGAATGACCAAGGAAATATGTGGCACTTGGCTCAGGTGGACTTCACTACAACTGGAACTTTCAAG ATAATTGTTGAAGGGCGAAGAGGTTCCAATGATCAGTCTGATGTGGCTGTAGATGACGTATCAATTCATCGTGGACCTTGTGCAG ACTTGACTGAACCAAAAACCCCTGCTCCTGAGCTCCCTCCAACCATCAGCTCATCAGCCACACAACAACCAACAACAACTTCATCAAAACCACAACCACCATCAACAACTAAATTTATGACAACAACCACCATAACAACAGCAACTTCAAATCCTGATGACCCAATGACCACGAGACCTGATATTCCAACAACAACAGGACCACAGCTACCAATAACATCAAGGCCAATAACAACAGCTGCAACTGGACACAAAACCACAGCTACACCACACCCAAAAACCACAGAGGGCACAGAAGTTGAAACTTCAGAACAGCCAGTATCTGAAACCACAGTAAGACCACAACCTTCAACCACAACTCAACCAAAGCCACACACATCATCTAGACCACAAACCACAACCACAGAACACACAGAAGTTGAAACAACAGAACAGCCAGAACTTGAAACCACagaaaaaccacaaccttcaacCACGACTCaaccacagtcacacacaacaGCTGCACCACTACCTCCAAGCACAGCTAGACCACATCCTCAAACCACTGCCGagtcacaaacaacaaatagacCACAAACTCCAACCACTACATCACAACCACAAACAACAGTTACACCTCAACTAACAACCACAGTTCAACCACAGCCTCCAACCACAACGCAGCCAAAACTGCCAACAACAGCTCCATCTGAGTCACAAACAACAAGCACTTCACATCCTCCAACAACAACTACATCAAAACCTCAGACCACAACTCCACTCGAGTCCCAAACAACAAGCGCACCACAACCTTCAACCACCACAGCTAAACAACAACCTTCAACAACAGCTGGACCAAAACCTTCAACCACGATGCAGTCACAAACGCCAAACACAGCTCCACCATCTCAAACCACTACAGCTGGACCACCATCTCAAACCACTACAGCTGGACCACCATCTCAAACTAATACAGCTGGACCACCATCTCAAACCACTACAGCTGGACCACCATCTCAAACCACTACAGCTAGACACCCATCTCAAACCACTACAGCTAGACCACAAACTCAAACCACTACAGCTGGACCACCATCTCAAACCACTACAGCTGGACCACCATCTCAAACCACTACAGCTGGACCACCATCTCAAACCACTACAGCTGGACCACCATCTCAAACCACTACAGCTGGACCACCATCTCAAACCACAACAGCTAGACACCCATATCAAACCACTACAGCTAGACCACCATCTCAAACCACTACAGCTGGACCACCATCTCAAACCACAACAGCTAGACACCCATCTCAAACCACTGGACCACCATCTCAAACCACTACAGCTAGACCACCATCTCAAACCACTACAGCTGGACCACCATCTCAAACCACAACAGCTAGACACCCATCTCAAACCACTGGACCACCATCTCAAACCACTACAGCTAGACCACCATCTCAAAACACTACAGCTGGACCACCATCTCAAACCACAGCAGCTAGACCACAAACTCAAACCACAACAGCTAGACCACAAACTCAAACCACAACAGCTAGACCACAAACTCAAACCACTACAGCTGGGCCATCATCTCATACCACTACAGCTGGACCACCATCTCAAACCACTACAGCTGGGCCACCATCTCAAACCACTACAGCTGGACCACCATCTCAAACCACTACATCTGGACCACCATCTCAAACCACTACAGCTGGACCACCATCTCAAACCACTACAGCTGGACCACCATCTCAAACCACTACAGCTGGACCACCATCTCAAACAACTACAGCTGGACCACCATCTCAAACCACTACAGCTGGATCACCATCTCAAACCACTACAAATGAACCTCAACCTCCAACCACAGCCAGACCCCAACCTccatctgaaacacaaacaacaagtaGACCACAACAATCAACCACAGCTAAACCCCAAACCACAACAGTTACACCACAATCCACAACAACACTGAGACCAGAACCCACAACAACAGCTGGACCCCAACCCACCACAACCCTAAAACCACATCCACCAACAGAAAGACCTCAGTCTACAGTTACAACACAATCTACAACAACTGCTAGACCCAAACCACCAACTACAGCTGTGCCAA CACCCTCTTGCCCACAAAACAGTCATTACACCACTTGCATCCCTGCCTGCAGTCCAACCTGCAGACACCTGAATGGCCCACCACGCTGCAGTGACAGTGACAGTTGTGTgccaggatgtgtgtgtgatgacggCTTTGTGCAGAAAGGGCAGCGTTGCGTGCCTATCCAAGAGTGTGGATGCGTGGACAGTAGTGGCAACAAACATCAT TTCAATGACAGGTGGTACACCAATCACTGCAGTCAGAAATGTGAATGTGAGAAAGACGATGGCATAGGGACGATTGACTGCGACGACAAAGACGAATGCGATGGAAATGCTGTCTGCCTTCAAAACAACGAGGGCGAATGGTACTGCAGATCTACAG GCTTCAGTGAATGCACTATAAATGGAGACCCAGAGTACAGAACCTTTGATAAAATGAAGTATGAATTTGAGGGCGAGCACTCGTATGTGCTGGTCCAGACCAAAAACTTGCCGAATGACATTCCAGACGTCTACATCGTGGGCATCAATACACGCAGAgtagatgatggtgatgatggtgatgatagtGATGATAGTGAGCATCATGACGACAGTAGCAGTGAAGAAAACCACAGTCGCAGAGTCGGggatgaagagaaagatgatgatgacggCGATGAAGCCGATGATGACAATGACCGCAACGATCGCAAATATTATGATGACAGCGACGAAGATGAGGAGCATCCCAGATTACAAGAGCTTAAGATCATAGTGTACAATCACACTGTGGAGATGAGGAAGAATCGAGAGCTGGTC GTGGAtggaaagaaaaccaaaatgcCTGTCTCACCGACCGCTGGTTTAAACATCCGGCAGCATTCATCTCGCATCTACCTGAAGACTGACTTTGGCCTCTCAGTGGAGTTTAATGGACGCAGCTCAGCAG AGATCATTCTCCCACACATATATAAAAGGAAAGTAAGAGGTCTGTGTGGGAACTTTGACAGTCAAAAGAGGAATGACTGGATGAAGCCGGACGGCACCATGGCCAGGAGTGTTCGAGAGTtcggagagagctggagagtgTAA